From a single Stackebrandtia endophytica genomic region:
- the pyrE gene encoding orotate phosphoribosyltransferase, with amino-acid sequence MTTDLAARINSASHLTGEFVLRSGATATEYFDKYQFEADPVLLRAIAEAMAPMVGDDVDVLAGLELGGVPIAVMLSQVTGIPTLFVRKEAKTYGTCRLAEGGELAGRRVLIVEDVVTSGGQVAISTGQLREAGAVVERAVCVIDRQAGGTEALAQAGIALTSLYTKADLLATAE; translated from the coding sequence GTGACCACCGATCTCGCCGCGCGCATCAACTCCGCTTCACACCTGACCGGGGAGTTCGTCCTCCGGTCGGGCGCGACCGCCACCGAATACTTCGACAAGTACCAGTTCGAGGCCGATCCCGTGCTGTTGCGTGCGATCGCCGAGGCGATGGCGCCCATGGTGGGCGATGACGTCGACGTCCTGGCCGGACTGGAACTGGGCGGAGTGCCCATCGCCGTCATGTTGTCTCAGGTGACCGGTATCCCGACCCTGTTCGTGCGCAAGGAGGCCAAGACCTACGGCACCTGCCGGTTGGCCGAGGGCGGTGAACTGGCGGGCCGTCGCGTTCTGATCGTCGAGGACGTGGTGACCTCCGGCGGTCAGGTCGCCATCTCCACCGGACAGCTGCGTGAGGCCGGTGCCGTCGTCGAACGCGCGGTGTGCGTCATCGACCGGCAGGCGGGTGGAACCGAGGCACTGGCGCAAGCCGGTATCGCGTTGACCTCGCTGTATACCAAGGCCGACCTGTTGGCCACCGCCGAATAA
- a CDS encoding MarR family winged helix-turn-helix transcriptional regulator — MTAPRWLNDQESHAWRSFHAMQSDLSTALERQLSQESGLSSADYELLVVLSETEGHRLRARELRNQVSWDRSRLAHQVRRMEQRGLLRRTECETDARGTMVELTEDGLHAIQNAAPGHLGAVRRYLVDLLTPEELVMLSEVSQRVIKRISEDRNGEDC; from the coding sequence ATGACGGCACCCCGATGGCTCAACGACCAGGAAAGTCACGCCTGGCGGTCGTTCCACGCCATGCAAAGTGACCTATCAACCGCCCTGGAACGGCAACTATCCCAAGAATCCGGCCTGTCCAGCGCGGATTACGAACTCCTCGTCGTGTTGTCGGAGACCGAAGGCCACCGGTTGCGCGCCCGGGAACTGCGCAACCAGGTGAGCTGGGACCGCAGCCGCCTCGCCCACCAGGTGAGACGCATGGAACAACGCGGCCTACTCCGACGAACCGAATGCGAGACCGACGCCCGAGGCACCATGGTCGAGCTCACCGAAGACGGCCTGCACGCGATCCAGAACGCCGCGCCCGGGCATCTGGGGGCGGTTCGCCGCTACCTCGTGGATCTGCTCACACCCGAGGAACTGGTGATGCTGAGCGAGGTCTCACAACGCGTCATCAAACGCATCTCCGAGGACCGCAATGGTGAAGACTGCTGA
- a CDS encoding YceI family protein: protein MTALDPALTGKYSLDTTHTRMGFVARHAMVTKVRGHFAEFEGSGYLDFDDPTKSTGKVTIKVESVDTGNEQRDGHLRTNDFFDAPKYPEITFASTGIQKIDDENYKLTGDLTIKDVTKPVTVDMEYTGAAVDPYGNQRVGFEGKTVLNRRDYNVNFSAPLEAGGMLVSDKVTLEFDISAVKVNEEA, encoded by the coding sequence ATGACCGCACTTGACCCCGCACTCACCGGCAAATACAGCCTCGACACCACCCACACCCGGATGGGATTCGTCGCACGGCACGCGATGGTGACCAAGGTGCGTGGACACTTCGCCGAGTTCGAGGGCAGCGGATACCTCGACTTCGACGACCCGACCAAGTCCACCGGCAAGGTGACCATCAAGGTCGAGAGCGTCGACACGGGCAACGAGCAGCGTGACGGGCACCTGCGCACCAACGACTTCTTCGACGCCCCCAAGTACCCCGAGATCACCTTCGCCTCGACCGGCATCCAGAAGATCGACGACGAGAACTACAAGCTCACCGGCGACCTCACCATCAAAGACGTCACCAAGCCGGTCACCGTCGACATGGAGTACACCGGTGCCGCCGTGGACCCCTACGGCAACCAGCGCGTGGGCTTCGAAGGCAAGACGGTACTCAACCGCCGTGACTACAACGTCAACTTCAGCGCCCCGCTGGAGGCCGGCGGAATGCTGGTCTCCGACAAGGTGACCCTGGAGTTCGACATCTCTGCCGTGAAAGTGAACGAAGAGGCCTGA
- a CDS encoding TetR/AcrR family transcriptional regulator has translation MNQRDALSKEKVLRTAVAMADESGTGAPSMRKLADRLGVEAMSLYHHFRNKDMIIDGMVDMVFGEIELPNDEEWLPAMRRRATSIRDTLQRHPWAISLMDSRAHPGPATLRHHNAVIGCLRAGGFSIAGAAHALSLLDSYVYGFVLQQLGLPFTETEGFAEVADSMLQDLSTVEYPHLVEMIGDRTASGYRYTDEFGIGLDLILDGLDRADWR, from the coding sequence ATGAACCAGCGAGACGCACTCAGTAAGGAAAAGGTGCTGCGCACCGCGGTGGCCATGGCCGATGAGTCCGGCACCGGCGCACCCAGCATGCGGAAACTCGCCGACCGACTGGGAGTGGAGGCGATGTCGCTGTACCACCACTTCCGCAACAAGGACATGATCATCGACGGCATGGTCGACATGGTCTTCGGCGAGATCGAGCTCCCGAACGACGAGGAATGGCTACCCGCGATGCGGCGACGGGCGACGTCGATACGCGACACGTTGCAGCGGCATCCGTGGGCGATCAGCCTCATGGACTCCCGCGCGCACCCCGGCCCGGCGACCCTGCGGCACCATAACGCGGTGATCGGTTGCCTTCGGGCGGGCGGATTCTCGATCGCCGGGGCCGCTCACGCATTGTCGCTCTTGGACAGTTACGTCTACGGGTTCGTCCTCCAGCAGCTCGGCTTGCCGTTCACCGAGACCGAGGGGTTCGCGGAGGTGGCGGACTCGATGCTGCAGGACCTGTCCACCGTGGAGTACCCGCACCTGGTCGAGATGATCGGCGATCGCACCGCTTCGGGCTACCGGTACACCGATGAGTTCGGCATCGGGTTGGATCTCATTCTCGACGGCCTGGATCGGGCCGATTGGCGGTGA
- a CDS encoding DUF2165 domain-containing protein gives MNVDPLSRVRGWRVLGTLPAAATALVAANAVYILLVAFGNITDYDTNLAFVQHVLAMDTTNFGGEPGEGLDPDVMWHAVDVPALWHVGYIGIIVWESIAAIVLVIATVLLLRGLAGGGFTTARTMATIGLGMILLLFAGGFIAIGGEWFQMWRSLAWNGLDTAFRNVGIAAFAIIMLHLPNAQWLRGGVATSS, from the coding sequence ATGAATGTTGATCCACTTAGTCGGGTGCGCGGTTGGCGGGTGCTGGGCACGCTTCCCGCCGCCGCCACGGCACTCGTGGCAGCCAACGCGGTGTACATCCTGCTCGTGGCCTTCGGAAACATCACCGACTACGACACCAATCTCGCGTTCGTGCAGCACGTCCTCGCGATGGACACCACCAACTTCGGCGGAGAACCGGGCGAGGGGCTCGATCCCGACGTCATGTGGCACGCCGTCGACGTCCCCGCACTGTGGCATGTCGGCTACATCGGGATCATCGTGTGGGAGTCGATCGCCGCGATCGTGCTGGTCATCGCGACGGTGTTGCTCCTTCGCGGACTCGCCGGCGGCGGGTTCACCACGGCTCGGACGATGGCCACGATCGGCCTCGGCATGATCCTGCTGTTGTTCGCGGGCGGCTTCATCGCCATCGGCGGCGAGTGGTTCCAGATGTGGCGTTCCCTGGCCTGGAACGGACTCGACACCGCGTTCCGCAACGTCGGTATCGCGGCGTTCGCGATCATCATGCTGCACCTACCGAACGCGCAGTGGCTGCGCGGCGGGGTGGCGACCTCCTCCTGA
- the pepN gene encoding aminopeptidase N: MADTHILTQIDAAERARLLHVDSYDVALDLTVGDTTFISRSRVRFSCNEPGANTFIEIAAEDIRSATLNGQPVDISAYTRQDGLALSGLAADNDLVVEAECRYSSSGQGLHRMTDRADGESYLYSQFEVADAQQMFACFDQPDLKAQFGLTVTMPEHWRAISNMPASGETITDGKRTVQFEQSPRMSTYITALCAGPYHEVTTEHDGFTFGLYCRQSMKQYLDPESVFEITRQGFDHFHDAFGVRYPLPKYDQVFAPEYNMGAMENFGCVTIAESSFLFRSQVTDFEREQLANVILHELAHMWFGDLVTMRWWDDLWLNESFAEWASHWANVEATRYTGAWTTFLSLRKNWGYRQDQLPTTHPVYTDMPDVEAVATNFDGITYAKGASILKQLVAYVGIDSFKTGLAAYFQKHQWGNATFDDLLGALEAASGRELREFADTWLATAGVSTLRPEVSVDADGNYTSVAVRQEVPSEHPTLRTHRIGVGLYNLVDGSLVRSERIELDVTGELTEIPELVGKPRPDVLLLNDDDLTYCKLRLDAESMATVVEHIAGFEDSLARALCWAAAWDMLRDGELPARDFMRLATSGLPAEADINLVSAVHRQVGTAISYADPGVAPQLREDLAATAKRVMLAAEPGGDMQRAWARAFASAARSDADLSLLRGWLDGDGIPEGLTVDTDLRWHLVVCLVGLGAVPESAIDAELERDNTADGERLSLIARAIVPTAEAKAAAWERITTEEGLPNFARRSLMSGFAHPDQVELLRPYVERYLEAVDGMWKRLGTEQAIEFISTAFPRLVVEPATLAATDAWLADESRSGAMRRGVLEGRDDIDRALRARARDAKAG; this comes from the coding sequence GTGGCGGATACCCACATTCTCACCCAAATCGACGCAGCCGAGCGCGCCCGGCTCTTGCACGTCGATTCTTATGACGTCGCGTTGGACCTGACAGTCGGCGATACGACCTTCATTTCGCGGTCTCGCGTCCGGTTCAGCTGTAACGAGCCCGGTGCAAACACCTTCATCGAGATCGCCGCCGAGGACATCCGGTCGGCGACGCTCAACGGACAGCCGGTCGACATCTCCGCCTACACCCGTCAAGACGGGTTGGCGCTGTCGGGACTGGCCGCCGACAACGACCTCGTCGTCGAGGCCGAGTGCCGATACTCCAGCAGCGGTCAGGGCCTGCACCGCATGACCGACCGCGCCGACGGCGAGTCCTATCTGTACAGCCAGTTCGAAGTGGCTGACGCCCAACAGATGTTCGCCTGCTTCGACCAGCCCGACCTCAAAGCCCAATTCGGACTGACCGTCACCATGCCCGAGCATTGGCGGGCCATCTCCAACATGCCCGCCTCCGGCGAGACGATCACCGACGGCAAGAGGACCGTCCAGTTCGAACAGTCGCCGCGGATGAGCACCTACATCACCGCGCTGTGCGCCGGCCCGTACCACGAGGTCACCACCGAGCACGACGGCTTCACCTTCGGGTTGTACTGCCGCCAGTCCATGAAGCAGTACCTGGACCCGGAGTCGGTCTTCGAGATCACCCGTCAAGGCTTCGACCACTTCCACGACGCGTTCGGCGTGCGGTACCCGCTGCCCAAGTACGACCAGGTCTTCGCACCCGAATACAACATGGGAGCCATGGAGAACTTCGGCTGCGTCACCATCGCGGAGTCGTCGTTCCTGTTCCGTTCCCAGGTCACCGACTTCGAACGCGAACAGCTGGCCAACGTGATCCTGCACGAACTGGCGCACATGTGGTTCGGCGACCTGGTCACGATGCGTTGGTGGGATGACCTGTGGCTCAACGAATCCTTCGCCGAGTGGGCCTCACACTGGGCCAATGTGGAGGCCACCAGGTACACCGGCGCGTGGACGACGTTCCTGTCGCTGCGCAAGAACTGGGGTTACCGCCAGGACCAGCTGCCCACCACGCACCCGGTCTACACCGACATGCCCGATGTGGAGGCGGTGGCCACCAACTTCGACGGCATCACCTACGCCAAGGGCGCTAGCATTCTCAAGCAGCTGGTGGCCTATGTGGGCATCGACTCGTTCAAGACGGGTCTGGCCGCGTACTTCCAGAAGCACCAGTGGGGCAACGCCACCTTCGACGACCTGCTCGGCGCGTTGGAAGCCGCCTCCGGCCGTGAACTGCGCGAGTTCGCCGACACCTGGCTGGCCACCGCCGGTGTCAGTACGCTGCGTCCCGAGGTCTCCGTGGACGCCGACGGCAACTACACCTCGGTCGCGGTGCGTCAGGAAGTCCCCTCGGAGCACCCGACGTTGCGCACCCACCGCATCGGCGTGGGCCTGTACAACCTGGTCGACGGCTCGCTCGTCCGCTCCGAGCGGATCGAACTGGACGTGACCGGCGAGCTGACCGAGATCCCCGAACTGGTCGGCAAGCCGCGCCCGGACGTACTGCTGCTCAACGACGACGACCTCACCTACTGCAAACTGCGGTTGGACGCCGAGTCCATGGCCACGGTCGTGGAGCACATCGCCGGGTTCGAGGACTCGCTGGCGCGGGCACTGTGCTGGGCGGCGGCCTGGGACATGCTGCGCGACGGTGAACTGCCCGCCCGCGACTTCATGCGGCTGGCCACCAGCGGACTGCCCGCCGAAGCCGACATCAACCTGGTGTCGGCGGTGCACCGCCAGGTCGGTACCGCCATCAGCTACGCCGACCCGGGTGTCGCGCCGCAGCTGCGGGAGGACCTCGCCGCCACCGCCAAGCGGGTCATGCTGGCCGCCGAACCCGGTGGCGACATGCAGCGCGCCTGGGCCCGGGCCTTCGCCAGCGCCGCCCGCTCCGACGCCGACCTCTCGCTGCTGCGCGGTTGGCTGGACGGCGACGGCATCCCCGAGGGACTGACCGTCGACACCGACCTTCGCTGGCACCTGGTGGTCTGCCTGGTCGGGCTGGGTGCGGTGCCGGAATCGGCCATCGACGCCGAACTGGAACGCGACAACACCGCCGACGGCGAGCGTCTGTCGCTGATCGCTCGCGCGATCGTGCCGACCGCCGAAGCCAAGGCGGCCGCGTGGGAACGCATCACGACCGAGGAGGGACTGCCCAACTTCGCGCGGCGGTCGCTGATGAGCGGTTTCGCTCACCCCGACCAGGTCGAACTGCTGCGTCCCTATGTGGAGCGGTACCTGGAAGCGGTCGACGGCATGTGGAAGCGGTTGGGAACCGAGCAGGCCATCGAGTTCATCAGCACGGCCTTCCCGCGTCTGGTGGTCGAACCGGCCACGTTGGCGGCCACCGACGCGTGGCTGGCCGACGAGTCCCGCTCCGGTGCGATGCGCCGTGGCGTCCTGGAAGGACGCGACGACATCGACCGCGCGCTGCGGGCCCGCGCCCGCGACGCCAAGGCGGGCTGA
- a CDS encoding serine/threonine protein kinase — protein MAEKLDLVCGPADPLPEATKSFRLVERLGSGGQADVYKAVRQSGGISSAPVTLKVFRPQRDRPLEAQYRSWDKGDAVHMDLDSRGITGICRRIDAFYGPPPHRPDSSPAPNLVPYQVLEYLPGNDLKQLIGNRPSPPINAVPVLRTIAGVLDSMHRPNSPDIHPTLHMDIKPSNVIVMPSGEARVIDFTGARYSLPTHMTTISYTPAAAGPEALEGRVGPSYDVHGFGSVAFFLVTGHKPRVEDGGGGGGALYRDPVLEGNPRLRDHLLALLADNPRDRPPTSHLDYWISELATLMRDATTPDLGVDWGSRPPVSTTKLPQPARHEEPATKPDLIAATTELPNTRRLGEKASAGNVAQAASAPPAGRTATITATASVPVAAPPGNRYGRGVAVPSQPRREPVEQHVPAPEPTRSEPRRPWTGPGGKLSSLSGGSEFSVVGVLFAFLCWGVWAIDNFRSSMITHVLYFVVVLIVAVAVFAMARLVGTLVLVRLLKRTRRTARLSHLASAVFLIVTGIGFLNQVTFVNDAINWLSNIG, from the coding sequence ATGGCGGAGAAACTGGACTTGGTATGCGGTCCGGCTGACCCGCTCCCGGAGGCGACGAAGAGCTTCCGACTGGTGGAACGACTGGGCTCCGGCGGCCAGGCCGACGTGTACAAGGCGGTGCGTCAATCCGGGGGGATCTCCTCGGCACCGGTCACGTTGAAGGTTTTTCGTCCGCAACGGGATCGGCCGTTGGAGGCGCAGTACCGCTCCTGGGACAAGGGCGACGCGGTCCACATGGACTTGGACAGTCGGGGCATCACCGGTATCTGTCGACGTATCGACGCCTTCTACGGGCCGCCCCCGCACCGGCCCGATTCCTCGCCGGCACCGAATCTGGTTCCCTACCAGGTTTTGGAATACCTGCCCGGCAACGACTTGAAACAGTTGATCGGCAACCGGCCGTCGCCACCGATCAACGCGGTGCCGGTGTTGCGCACGATCGCCGGAGTGCTCGATTCGATGCACCGGCCCAACTCGCCCGACATTCACCCCACGTTGCACATGGACATCAAGCCGTCCAACGTCATCGTGATGCCCTCGGGGGAGGCTCGGGTCATCGACTTCACCGGTGCCCGCTATTCACTGCCGACCCACATGACGACGATCTCCTACACTCCGGCGGCGGCCGGACCGGAGGCGCTGGAGGGTCGGGTCGGCCCCTCCTACGATGTGCACGGGTTCGGTTCGGTGGCGTTCTTCCTGGTCACCGGACACAAACCTCGCGTCGAGGACGGTGGAGGCGGCGGTGGCGCGTTGTACCGCGACCCGGTGCTGGAGGGCAATCCCCGGCTGCGCGACCACCTGTTGGCGTTGTTGGCCGACAATCCGCGTGACCGTCCCCCGACGTCACACCTGGACTACTGGATCAGCGAACTGGCGACGTTGATGCGTGACGCCACCACACCCGACCTGGGGGTGGACTGGGGTAGTCGGCCGCCGGTCTCGACGACCAAACTGCCGCAACCGGCGCGTCACGAGGAACCGGCGACCAAACCGGACCTGATCGCGGCCACCACGGAGCTGCCGAACACCCGGCGACTGGGGGAGAAGGCGTCCGCCGGAAACGTGGCGCAGGCCGCATCGGCCCCACCGGCCGGTCGCACCGCCACCATCACCGCCACCGCCTCGGTTCCGGTGGCCGCGCCCCCGGGCAACCGGTACGGTCGTGGTGTGGCCGTGCCGTCACAGCCTCGCCGTGAACCGGTCGAGCAGCATGTTCCGGCGCCGGAGCCGACGCGCAGTGAGCCGCGTCGACCGTGGACCGGGCCGGGGGGCAAACTGTCGTCCCTGTCGGGAGGCAGCGAGTTCTCCGTGGTCGGCGTGTTGTTCGCGTTTCTGTGCTGGGGCGTGTGGGCGATCGACAACTTCCGCAGCAGCATGATTACGCACGTCCTGTACTTCGTGGTCGTGTTGATCGTCGCGGTGGCGGTGTTCGCGATGGCGCGCCTGGTGGGGACGCTGGTACTGGTGCGGTTGCTGAAACGGACCAGACGTACCGCCCGGTTGTCGCACTTGGCGTCGGCGGTGTTCCTGATCGTCACCGGTATCGGATTCCTGAATCAGGTGACGTTCGTCAACGACGCGATCAACTGGTTGTCGAACATCGGGTGA
- a CDS encoding GNAT family N-acetyltransferase has protein sequence MSDLLDAARSLWTDLADSPIGFGTGGSTVVVSSGSRLCPPGWVGVVRLGDSALITAPTESIGAAVSEAVADLVTVELTDPDEWRRRLPVADVLGPAFLDYLSPNDFTPMNTDRVVAVSADSTDLAGLLARVDPSDADESGLASIDSPAFVVHGPASSEAIAAAGYSRVHGVAAHLCVLTDPEHRGHGLAGATASAAVEHALSAGLLPQWRARVPASLAVAQRLGFSRLGRQLSLMLST, from the coding sequence ATGTCTGACCTACTCGACGCCGCCAGATCACTATGGACCGACCTAGCCGACTCCCCCATCGGATTCGGAACCGGTGGGTCGACCGTAGTGGTCTCCTCGGGTTCGCGGTTGTGCCCGCCGGGGTGGGTCGGTGTGGTTCGGCTGGGCGACTCGGCATTGATCACCGCCCCGACCGAGTCGATCGGGGCGGCGGTCTCCGAAGCCGTCGCCGACCTCGTCACGGTGGAACTCACCGATCCCGACGAATGGCGACGACGCCTACCGGTGGCCGATGTTCTCGGTCCGGCGTTCCTCGATTACCTGTCCCCCAACGACTTCACCCCCATGAACACCGATCGGGTGGTGGCGGTGTCAGCCGACTCCACCGACCTCGCCGGGCTGCTGGCCCGCGTCGACCCCTCCGACGCTGATGAGAGTGGCCTGGCGAGCATCGACTCTCCGGCGTTCGTGGTGCACGGTCCCGCCTCGTCAGAAGCGATCGCTGCGGCCGGTTACAGCCGAGTACACGGCGTCGCCGCTCACCTGTGTGTCTTGACCGACCCCGAACACCGGGGTCACGGGTTGGCGGGTGCGACGGCGTCGGCGGCCGTGGAACACGCCCTGTCGGCCGGGTTGCTTCCACAGTGGCGGGCCAGGGTTCCCGCCTCACTGGCGGTGGCGCAGCGGCTGGGGTTCTCACGTCTGGGGCGGCAACTCAGCCTGATGTTGTCGACCTGA
- a CDS encoding DUF1015 family protein: MTAAHPIEQAWISTGGTGAQNYDEFADESKITRIIEANPTSILAVEMPDRTPEAQAAGLSFQAALPAAAERLAALEETGRFAPASQVVVAYRITDDEHVAHGLFCMIDTSEISTSADEPGRVIRNEDVFLEKVKQRAALNETLGHLLSPVLLVQNAKVDELQTALADACTGPAAVSEIDHLGRRHEVWPVPAGPQQDKLCDLAGGGDLIVADGNHRSLAAQVGELPRFLAVVTTPESVTIQPYHRLINSMPITGDELAAALGRRGATVTTMDTELDTPAEPGVVHLYTDGTSYAVTLPKGEGTIVDRLDHARVEAVVFNEVLAMDAGDKRITYVGGDYPVSWLVEQVDSDEAVAAILVAPVSVDDFISVNLERLKLPRKSTWFTPKALAGLVLADLR, encoded by the coding sequence GTGACCGCAGCGCACCCGATTGAACAAGCCTGGATATCCACCGGTGGCACCGGGGCTCAGAACTATGACGAGTTCGCCGATGAGTCGAAGATCACCCGGATCATCGAAGCGAACCCGACGTCGATTCTGGCCGTGGAGATGCCCGACCGCACCCCGGAGGCCCAGGCCGCGGGACTCAGTTTCCAAGCGGCCCTGCCCGCCGCCGCCGAACGGCTCGCGGCGTTGGAGGAGACCGGCCGGTTCGCCCCGGCCTCGCAGGTCGTCGTGGCCTACCGCATCACCGATGACGAACATGTCGCTCATGGACTGTTCTGCATGATCGATACCTCCGAGATCTCCACCTCCGCCGACGAACCCGGCCGGGTCATCCGCAACGAGGACGTGTTCCTGGAGAAGGTCAAACAGCGCGCCGCCCTCAACGAGACCCTGGGACACCTGCTGTCGCCGGTCCTGTTGGTGCAGAACGCGAAGGTCGACGAACTCCAGACCGCGCTGGCCGACGCCTGCACCGGTCCGGCCGCCGTCAGCGAGATCGACCACCTGGGACGCCGCCACGAAGTGTGGCCGGTTCCGGCCGGTCCGCAGCAGGACAAACTCTGCGATCTCGCCGGAGGGGGCGACCTGATCGTCGCCGACGGTAACCATCGTTCGCTGGCCGCGCAGGTGGGGGAGTTGCCGCGGTTCCTGGCCGTGGTGACCACACCGGAGTCGGTGACGATCCAGCCCTACCACCGGTTGATCAACAGCATGCCCATCACCGGTGACGAACTGGCCGCCGCCCTCGGGCGTCGCGGCGCCACCGTGACCACGATGGACACCGAACTGGACACCCCGGCCGAGCCCGGCGTCGTCCACCTCTACACCGACGGCACCTCCTACGCGGTCACCCTTCCCAAGGGAGAGGGCACCATCGTCGACCGACTCGACCACGCCAGGGTCGAGGCCGTCGTCTTCAACGAGGTGCTGGCCATGGACGCCGGCGACAAACGCATCACCTACGTCGGTGGTGACTACCCGGTGTCGTGGCTGGTGGAGCAGGTCGACTCCGACGAGGCCGTCGCCGCGATCCTGGTGGCACCGGTGTCGGTCGACGACTTCATCTCGGTGAACCTCGAACGACTGAAGCTGCCTCGAAAGAGCACCTGGTTCACACCCAAGGCCCTGGCCGGGCTGGTGCTGGCCGACCTGCGATGA
- a CDS encoding ribose-5-phosphate isomerase has translation MRVYLGSDHAGFELKNILVDHLTSAGHEVVDIGPTEYDAEDDYPPFCLTTAARVVADPGSLGVVIGGSGNGEQIAANKVAGARAALAWSTETAKLAREHNDANLIGLGARMHSTEEAVAIVTEFLAVPFSDAPRHQRRIGQLADYEKTGELPPL, from the coding sequence ATGCGCGTATACCTCGGTAGCGACCACGCCGGATTCGAACTCAAGAACATCCTGGTGGACCATCTGACCTCCGCCGGACACGAGGTCGTCGACATCGGACCGACCGAGTACGACGCCGAGGACGACTATCCGCCGTTCTGCCTGACCACCGCGGCGCGTGTCGTCGCCGACCCGGGCAGCCTCGGAGTCGTCATCGGCGGTTCCGGCAACGGGGAGCAGATCGCGGCCAACAAGGTCGCCGGCGCCCGCGCCGCGTTGGCGTGGAGCACCGAGACCGCGAAGCTGGCCAGGGAGCACAACGACGCGAACCTCATCGGCTTGGGCGCCCGAATGCACTCCACCGAGGAGGCCGTCGCCATCGTGACGGAGTTCCTCGCGGTGCCGTTCTCCGATGCGCCGCGTCATCAGCGTCGCATCGGTCAGCTCGCCGACTACGAGAAGACCGGAGAGCTTCCACCCCTGTAA
- a CDS encoding NAD-dependent epimerase/dehydratase family protein, translating to MRLLVLGGTSFVGRTIVADALDHDWDVTLFGRGKTGTELFPQAKRLIGDRDTDDYRALSVGEWDAVVDVSGYVPRHVGGAMDALGDRVGRYLFISSHAVYQREGIGPGSTESTPLRPERRDTEELDESSYGPLKVACENDIVARFAERATIVRPGRVAGPHDNQDAFTYWVRRAAQGGRLALPADPDQPTQITDSRDLARLVIRLLADERPGAFNAIGPGEPTTLSGLIRTCAEAAGTDVDIVPIPAETAPFLFPLVRERSGWSSLQRDPAKARAAGMPATPLSVTAADVLAWDRERGLPPLDRGFSAEEEARLLELHG from the coding sequence ATGCGACTTCTGGTTCTTGGCGGTACCTCCTTCGTCGGTCGGACGATCGTCGCCGACGCCCTCGATCACGACTGGGACGTCACCCTGTTCGGACGCGGTAAGACCGGCACCGAACTCTTCCCTCAGGCGAAGCGGCTCATCGGCGACCGCGACACCGACGACTATCGGGCCCTGTCCGTCGGGGAATGGGACGCGGTCGTCGACGTCTCCGGTTACGTTCCCCGCCATGTGGGCGGCGCGATGGACGCGTTGGGTGACCGGGTGGGCCGCTATCTCTTCATCTCCAGTCACGCGGTCTACCAGCGCGAGGGCATCGGGCCCGGCTCGACCGAGTCGACGCCGCTGCGCCCGGAGCGGCGCGACACGGAGGAACTGGACGAATCCAGCTACGGCCCCTTGAAGGTCGCCTGCGAGAACGACATCGTCGCCCGGTTCGCCGAACGCGCGACGATCGTGCGGCCGGGGCGGGTCGCCGGACCGCACGACAATCAGGACGCCTTCACCTACTGGGTGCGTCGTGCCGCGCAGGGCGGTCGCCTCGCGCTGCCCGCCGATCCCGACCAGCCCACCCAGATCACCGATTCTCGGGACCTGGCCCGCCTGGTGATCCGGTTGCTGGCCGACGAACGCCCGGGTGCGTTCAACGCGATCGGACCCGGCGAACCGACCACGCTGTCGGGCTTGATCCGCACCTGTGCCGAGGCCGCCGGTACCGACGTCGACATCGTGCCGATCCCGGCCGAGACGGCGCCGTTCCTGTTTCCGTTGGTGCGTGAGCGTTCCGGTTGGTCGAGTCTGCAACGCGACCCCGCGAAGGCGCGCGCCGCCGGTATGCCGGCCACGCCGTTGTCGGTGACCGCCGCGGATGTGCTGGCGTGGGACCGGGAGAGGGGGCTGCCACCGTTGGACCGCGGTTTCAGCGCCGAGGAGGAAGCCAGGTTGCTGGAGCTGCACGGCTAG